One part of the Myxococcales bacterium genome encodes these proteins:
- a CDS encoding cysteine hydrolase translates to MSRYVLSTPYKWPWNGDLRPENTALIVIDMQTDFCGEGGYIAQLGYDVSVTRAPIAPLERLLKVMRAQGFHILHTREGHRPDLSDLPANKRWRSRQTDHGGSGIGIGDPGPCGRVLVRGEPGWDIIPELAPLPGETVIDKPGKGSFYATDLDLILRQRGVDNLILTGITTDVCVHTTMRDANDRGYECLILSDCCAATDAGNHAAALKMVTMQNGVFGAVGTSSALIEALG, encoded by the coding sequence ATGAGCCGATACGTGTTGTCCACCCCCTACAAGTGGCCCTGGAACGGCGATCTGCGGCCGGAGAACACCGCCCTCATCGTCATCGATATGCAAACCGATTTTTGCGGAGAGGGCGGCTACATCGCCCAGCTCGGCTACGACGTTTCGGTCACGCGGGCGCCGATTGCGCCGCTCGAGCGGCTCTTGAAGGTGATGCGCGCCCAGGGCTTCCACATCCTTCACACCCGCGAGGGGCACCGCCCCGACCTCTCCGACCTTCCCGCCAACAAGCGCTGGCGCTCCCGCCAAACGGACCACGGCGGCTCTGGCATCGGCATCGGCGACCCGGGCCCCTGCGGCCGGGTGCTCGTACGGGGTGAGCCCGGCTGGGACATCATCCCGGAACTGGCGCCACTTCCCGGTGAGACCGTGATCGACAAACCCGGCAAGGGTTCGTTCTACGCCACCGACCTGGATCTCATCTTGCGCCAGCGGGGCGTGGACAATCTCATCCTCACGGGGATCACCACGGATGTCTGCGTGCACACGACCATGCGCGACGCCAACGACCGGGGCTACGAATGCCTGATCTTGAGCGACTGCTGCGCCGCCACCGATGCGGGCAATCACGCCGCGGCCCTCAAGATGGTGACGATGCAAAACGGGGTCTTCGGGGCCGTAGGCACTTCGAGCGCGCTCATCGAGGCGCTGGGGTGA
- a CDS encoding urease accessory protein UreD has translation MPALDAPSPSVPEGREAAPVRSWKATLALGFRRDGERTRLDHRAHTGPLRVQKPFFPEGPGVCHVYVLHPPGGLVGGDSLELTLEVGPEAHALVTTPAAGKIYRSPAEPSRQVVEAQVGEAGTLEWLPQETIAFDQAHAHLQTRLHLARGARAAAWDILCLGRPAALEAFARGSVHNHVELYVDGQPRLIERSHFAGGTPQLQEPWGLSGRAALGTFFVHPASTEGLEAARSVCHGRFGRALTSATLVDGTLVCRALDDDATQVRERFIRTWHTLRPTTLGRTATAPRIWAT, from the coding sequence GTGCCCGCCCTCGACGCGCCGTCTCCGTCCGTCCCCGAGGGGCGAGAAGCTGCCCCCGTGCGCAGCTGGAAAGCCACCTTGGCGCTAGGGTTTCGCCGCGACGGCGAACGCACGCGCCTGGACCATCGTGCGCACACAGGCCCCCTGCGGGTGCAAAAGCCTTTTTTCCCCGAGGGTCCGGGCGTGTGCCACGTCTATGTCCTGCATCCTCCGGGTGGCCTCGTGGGAGGTGACAGCCTCGAGCTGACACTCGAGGTGGGCCCGGAGGCCCATGCCCTCGTGACCACGCCCGCGGCAGGTAAAATCTATCGCAGCCCTGCCGAGCCCTCGCGCCAGGTGGTCGAAGCCCAGGTCGGTGAGGCGGGCACGCTCGAGTGGCTGCCGCAAGAGACCATTGCTTTCGACCAAGCCCACGCGCACTTGCAAACGCGTCTTCACCTTGCACGCGGAGCCCGGGCCGCCGCGTGGGATATCTTGTGTTTGGGACGCCCCGCCGCCCTCGAGGCCTTCGCCCGGGGCAGTGTTCACAACCACGTGGAGCTCTATGTCGACGGTCAACCTCGCCTGATAGAGCGCAGCCACTTCGCGGGCGGCACGCCACAGCTTCAGGAGCCCTGGGGGCTCTCAGGACGCGCCGCCCTGGGCACGTTCTTCGTACATCCCGCCAGCACCGAAGGGCTGGAAGCCGCCCGCTCCGTGTGCCACGGCCGCTTCGGGCGCGCCTTGACCAGCGCCACTTTGGTGGATGGAACCCTCGTGTGTCGCGCACTCGACGATGACGCCACACAGGTGCGCGAGCGTTTCATCCGCACCTGGCATACGCTTCGCCCCACGACGCTTGGTCGAACGGCCACGGCCCCCCGCATCTGGGCCACTTGA
- a CDS encoding cupin domain-containing protein yields MALGKHPERLAWEPFREGVTIHRLHGGQDGGPAAALLRYAPGASVPRHEHTGWEYLLVLSGAQEDERGTYERGAFTINAPGTRHDVRSPHGCIVLAIWEKPVRFVVEGEARND; encoded by the coding sequence ATGGCGCTCGGCAAGCACCCGGAGCGGCTCGCGTGGGAGCCGTTTCGGGAGGGTGTGACCATCCACCGGCTCCATGGCGGCCAAGACGGGGGGCCCGCCGCGGCGCTGCTGCGCTACGCCCCGGGCGCCAGCGTGCCTCGCCACGAGCACACGGGATGGGAGTACTTGCTCGTGCTGTCGGGGGCACAAGAAGACGAGCGGGGCACCTACGAGCGCGGCGCCTTCACCATCAATGCACCGGGCACCCGCCATGACGTGCGCAGCCCCCACGGCTGCATCGTGCTTGCGATCTGGGAAAAGCCCGTGCGTTTCGTCGTGGAAGGCGAAGCGCGGAACGACTGA
- the urtA gene encoding urea ABC transporter substrate-binding protein: MITETTKLTFGAGKSGSKASAFMAACVFALVGCQKQAETPTPAAPPPPAAEPVEDKTGPIKVGILHSLSGTMAISETSLKDVALMAIDEINEAGGLLGRKVEPVVVDPASNWPLFAEKARELIQKEKVAVTFGCWTSVSRKSVLPVFEELNGLLFYPVQYEGEESSFNVFYTGAAPNQQAIPAVEYLMSKQGGGAKRFVLLGTDYVYPRTTNKILRYFLHEKGISDDDIMETYTPFGHSDYQTIVADIKKFASAKRTAVVSTINGDSNVPFYKELGNQGLKAEDVPVVAFSVGEEELRGVDTKPLVGHLAAWNYFMSIDTPENKAFIDKWMAYVKKNNLTGGDARVTNDPMEATYIGIKMWAAAVEQAQTTDVDAVRQAIGYQKVKAPSGFEIQMDAKNHHLHKPVFIGEIRADGQFNVVWKTDGPIRAQAWSPFIPESAKKVADWTYPWVCGNCEKPKFSAMAE; encoded by the coding sequence ATGATCACTGAAACCACAAAGCTGACCTTTGGGGCCGGGAAGTCGGGGAGCAAGGCGTCGGCATTCATGGCGGCCTGTGTCTTTGCGCTGGTAGGGTGCCAGAAGCAGGCGGAGACGCCTACACCCGCTGCCCCCCCGCCGCCCGCTGCCGAGCCCGTGGAGGACAAGACGGGGCCCATCAAGGTGGGCATTCTGCACTCGTTGTCGGGCACCATGGCCATCAGCGAAACGTCGCTCAAGGACGTGGCGCTCATGGCGATCGACGAGATCAACGAGGCTGGCGGTCTGCTCGGGCGCAAGGTTGAGCCCGTGGTGGTCGACCCGGCATCGAACTGGCCGCTCTTTGCGGAGAAGGCCCGTGAGCTCATTCAGAAAGAAAAAGTCGCCGTAACCTTCGGCTGCTGGACCTCGGTGTCGCGCAAGTCGGTGCTGCCGGTCTTCGAGGAGCTCAACGGTCTTTTGTTCTACCCGGTTCAGTACGAAGGCGAAGAGTCGTCGTTCAACGTGTTCTACACGGGCGCCGCGCCCAATCAGCAGGCGATCCCGGCCGTGGAGTACCTCATGAGCAAGCAGGGCGGCGGCGCCAAGCGCTTCGTGTTGCTCGGGACGGACTACGTCTACCCGCGCACCACCAACAAGATCTTGCGCTACTTCCTGCACGAAAAGGGCATCTCCGACGACGACATCATGGAGACCTACACGCCCTTCGGTCACAGCGACTACCAGACCATCGTGGCCGACATCAAGAAGTTCGCTTCGGCGAAGCGGACCGCCGTGGTCTCCACCATCAATGGCGACTCGAACGTGCCCTTCTACAAAGAGCTCGGGAACCAGGGCTTGAAGGCCGAGGACGTCCCTGTGGTTGCCTTCTCCGTGGGTGAAGAAGAGCTGCGCGGTGTGGACACGAAGCCTCTGGTGGGTCACCTGGCCGCCTGGAACTACTTCATGTCCATCGACACGCCCGAGAACAAGGCATTCATCGACAAGTGGATGGCCTACGTGAAGAAGAACAACCTGACGGGCGGCGACGCGCGCGTCACCAACGACCCGATGGAAGCAACTTATATCGGCATCAAGATGTGGGCCGCCGCTGTCGAGCAAGCCCAGACCACCGACGTGGACGCCGTTCGTCAGGCGATCGGCTACCAGAAGGTGAAGGCTCCTTCTGGCTTCGAGATCCAGATGGACGCCAAGAACCACCACCTGCACAAGCCCGTCTTCATCGGCGAGATCCGCGCTGACGGTCAGTTCAACGTGGTGTGGAAGACCGACGGCCCCATCCGTGCGCAGGCCTGGAGCCCCTTCATTCCTGAAAGCGCCAAGAAGGTGGCCGACTGGACCTACCCCTGGGTCTGCGGCAACTGCGAAAAGCCCAAGTTCTCTGCGATGGCCGAGTGA
- the atzF gene encoding allophanate hydrolase has product MSIEDALTIKTLRDGYQRGRFTVAEVMDHVCGLIETEQEAGVFIERSTPAELQAAVAALGAFDPGKPLWGIPFVVKDNIDVAGFATTAACEAYAYRPTRSAPVVERLLAAGAICLGKANLDQFATGLVGTRSPYGVPRNPFHPDYIAGGSSSGSAVAVARGYASFSLGTDTAGSGRVPAAFNNIVGCKPTRGMLSTRGVVPACASLDCVSVFALTVEDAALVTELAAGGDPEWSLCHPEASTWRVRPVFEPRAVRLGVPRAGQLAFFGDQAAEKAFEAACQTASALGHLLVPIDMTPFFSAAALLYKGAFVAQRLEASRSVLDVAPGALDPTVRTILEGARSVNAADVFASDRRLQALRLEADRVIGHVDALLLPTAPTLYRREEVAADPVGTNSRLGTYTNFVNLLDLAAMAVPAGFTSEGLPFGVTFMAKAGHDHVLAALAARLHEATGLPLGTTQTPVPVMPPANFTKADAGWSPLVVVGAHRQGGALNHELVSREALLIERTATAPVYRLYALAGPGVPRPGLIRVAADGVAIEAEVWAMPQRHLGSFLSGVPAPLGLGRVQMSDGRSLTGFVCEGVAAQGAEDVSRFGSWQRYVAARHEP; this is encoded by the coding sequence GTGAGCATCGAAGACGCGCTGACCATCAAGACGCTGCGGGACGGGTACCAACGAGGGCGCTTTACGGTGGCAGAGGTGATGGACCACGTCTGCGGCCTCATCGAGACCGAGCAGGAAGCCGGTGTGTTCATCGAACGCAGCACCCCCGCCGAGCTCCAGGCGGCCGTCGCCGCGTTGGGCGCCTTCGATCCGGGAAAGCCGCTCTGGGGCATCCCCTTCGTCGTCAAGGACAACATCGACGTGGCGGGCTTTGCCACCACCGCGGCCTGTGAGGCCTATGCGTACCGCCCCACCCGCAGCGCGCCCGTGGTGGAACGGCTCCTCGCCGCCGGAGCGATTTGCCTGGGCAAGGCGAATCTGGACCAGTTCGCCACCGGGCTCGTGGGCACGCGCTCGCCCTACGGGGTGCCCCGCAACCCCTTTCACCCCGACTACATCGCGGGGGGCTCGAGCTCGGGGTCCGCGGTGGCCGTGGCGCGCGGTTACGCATCTTTTTCCCTGGGCACGGACACGGCAGGCTCCGGCCGGGTGCCGGCGGCGTTCAACAACATCGTAGGCTGCAAACCCACGCGCGGCATGTTGAGTACCCGCGGGGTGGTGCCCGCTTGTGCGTCGCTCGATTGCGTTTCGGTGTTTGCGCTCACCGTCGAAGACGCCGCCCTGGTGACCGAACTTGCGGCGGGGGGGGATCCCGAGTGGTCCCTCTGTCATCCCGAGGCTTCGACATGGCGGGTGCGGCCCGTGTTCGAGCCCAGGGCCGTCAGGCTGGGTGTGCCCCGCGCGGGGCAGCTCGCGTTCTTCGGCGACCAGGCGGCGGAAAAGGCGTTCGAGGCCGCGTGCCAAACGGCAAGCGCGCTCGGCCATCTCCTGGTGCCCATTGACATGACGCCCTTCTTCTCGGCTGCCGCGTTGCTCTACAAAGGGGCTTTCGTTGCCCAGCGGCTGGAAGCATCGCGTTCCGTGCTGGATGTGGCGCCCGGCGCGCTCGACCCCACCGTACGAACCATCCTCGAAGGCGCACGCAGCGTGAATGCCGCCGACGTTTTTGCCAGTGACCGGCGTCTTCAGGCGCTTCGCCTCGAAGCCGATCGGGTGATCGGCCACGTGGATGCTTTGCTCCTGCCCACGGCACCCACGCTCTACCGGCGGGAGGAGGTGGCCGCCGATCCGGTCGGGACGAACAGCCGCCTCGGCACGTACACCAACTTCGTCAACCTTCTGGACCTCGCGGCCATGGCCGTGCCTGCGGGCTTTACGAGCGAGGGTCTGCCGTTTGGCGTGACCTTCATGGCGAAAGCCGGACATGATCACGTCCTGGCCGCGTTGGCGGCGCGCCTGCACGAAGCCACGGGCCTGCCGCTCGGGACCACGCAAACGCCTGTGCCCGTCATGCCGCCCGCAAACTTCACGAAGGCGGACGCGGGATGGAGCCCGCTCGTGGTGGTGGGGGCCCATAGACAAGGCGGGGCCTTGAACCACGAACTCGTGTCTCGGGAGGCGCTGCTCATCGAGCGAACAGCCACGGCGCCGGTCTACCGCTTGTACGCGCTCGCCGGTCCTGGCGTGCCCCGGCCCGGGTTGATTCGGGTGGCTGCGGACGGGGTGGCCATCGAAGCCGAGGTGTGGGCCATGCCGCAGCGCCACCTGGGTAGCTTCCTGTCGGGCGTCCCGGCGCCGCTCGGACTTGGGCGTGTCCAGATGAGTGATGGGCGTTCGTTGACGGGCTTTGTTTGCGAAGGCGTAGCGGCGCAGGGAGCCGAAGACGTCTCGCGTTTTGGCAGCTGGCAGCGCTACGTGGCGGCACGACACGAACCGTGA
- the ureC gene encoding urease subunit alpha, giving the protein MSRIDRRAYVDMYGPTTGDRVRLGDTELHIQVERDHTVRGEEVKFGGGKVIRDGMGQSQRTGPDVVDLVITNALILDHWGIVKADIGIKEGRIAKVGKAGNPDVQPGIDIVIGPGTEVVAGEGCIATPGGIDAHIHFICPQQIEEALMSGVTTMLGGGTGPAAGTNATTCTPGPWNVARMLQAADAFPMNLGFLAKGNASRPESLVEQVRAGCMGMKLHEDWGTTPAAIDCCLSVAEQEDVQVAIHTDTLNESGFVEDTLAALKGRTIHTYHTEGAGGGHAPDIIKACGVPHVLPSSTNPTRPYTINTVDEHLDMLMVCHHLDPSIPEDVAFAESRIRKETIAAEDILHDLGAFSMMSSDSQAMGRVGEVITRSWQTAHKMRIQRGSLPEDVGGHDNFRAKRYIAKYTINPALAHGISHEVGSIEAGKLADIVLWKPAFFGVKPALIIKGGLIAAAPMGDANASIPTPQPVHYRMMFGAYGGARTATSVTFVSGSALASPLRQELMVRKPWVAVKNTRGVKKQDLVHNGLLPHIEVDAQTYEVRADGVLLTCEPARELPLAQRYFLF; this is encoded by the coding sequence ATGAGCCGCATCGATCGGCGCGCGTACGTCGACATGTACGGTCCCACCACGGGCGACCGCGTGCGCCTGGGGGACACGGAGCTTCACATCCAAGTCGAGCGCGACCACACCGTGCGCGGTGAGGAGGTCAAGTTCGGTGGCGGCAAAGTGATCCGGGACGGCATGGGGCAAAGCCAGCGGACCGGCCCTGACGTGGTCGACCTCGTGATCACCAACGCGCTCATCCTGGACCACTGGGGCATCGTAAAGGCCGACATTGGTATCAAGGAAGGTCGTATCGCCAAGGTCGGAAAGGCAGGGAACCCCGACGTTCAGCCGGGCATCGATATCGTGATTGGCCCCGGCACGGAGGTGGTGGCGGGCGAAGGCTGCATCGCCACACCGGGCGGCATCGATGCGCACATTCACTTCATCTGTCCCCAACAGATCGAGGAAGCCCTCATGTCGGGCGTCACGACGATGCTGGGCGGCGGTACCGGACCGGCCGCCGGCACCAACGCCACCACCTGCACGCCCGGCCCCTGGAACGTGGCCCGCATGCTTCAGGCCGCCGACGCTTTCCCCATGAACCTCGGCTTTTTGGCCAAGGGGAACGCCAGCCGCCCCGAAAGCCTCGTGGAACAGGTGCGTGCCGGCTGCATGGGCATGAAGCTGCACGAAGACTGGGGCACCACCCCGGCAGCCATCGACTGCTGCCTCTCGGTGGCCGAGCAAGAGGACGTCCAGGTGGCGATCCACACGGACACCCTGAACGAATCGGGCTTCGTGGAAGATACCCTGGCGGCGCTCAAGGGCCGCACGATTCACACGTACCATACCGAGGGGGCCGGGGGCGGCCATGCGCCCGACATCATCAAGGCCTGCGGGGTGCCGCACGTGCTGCCTTCCTCCACCAACCCCACGAGGCCTTACACCATCAACACCGTCGATGAACACCTCGACATGCTGATGGTGTGTCACCACCTCGACCCCTCGATTCCGGAGGACGTCGCCTTCGCCGAATCGCGCATTCGGAAGGAGACCATCGCGGCCGAAGACATCCTGCATGATCTTGGGGCCTTCAGCATGATGTCCTCTGATTCGCAGGCCATGGGCCGCGTGGGCGAGGTGATCACCCGCAGCTGGCAAACGGCTCACAAGATGCGCATCCAGCGGGGCAGCCTGCCCGAAGACGTGGGCGGCCACGACAACTTCCGTGCCAAGCGCTACATCGCCAAGTACACGATCAACCCGGCGCTGGCCCACGGCATCTCGCACGAGGTGGGCTCGATCGAGGCGGGCAAACTGGCCGACATCGTGCTGTGGAAGCCTGCGTTTTTCGGGGTCAAGCCTGCCCTCATCATCAAAGGGGGCCTCATCGCGGCGGCGCCCATGGGCGATGCCAACGCCTCCATTCCCACCCCTCAACCCGTGCACTACCGCATGATGTTCGGAGCCTACGGGGGAGCCCGCACCGCCACCAGCGTGACCTTCGTCTCGGGCAGCGCCCTCGCGAGCCCGTTGCGGCAGGAGCTCATGGTGCGCAAGCCCTGGGTGGCCGTAAAGAACACGCGGGGCGTGAAGAAGCAGGACCTCGTGCATAACGGGCTTCTGCCGCACATCGAAGTGGACGCACAAACCTACGAGGTGCGGGCCGATGGCGTGCTGCTGACCTGCGAGCCCGCGCGTGAGCTTCCGCTCGCGCAACGGTACTTTCTCTTCTGA
- the ureE gene encoding urease accessory protein UreE: MIEGLASVPPPDAAPRTSLTLPYDARKRSRQRVRLDDGKEAALLLPRGTLLRGGDRLQLSNHDVVVVKAAPESVSTVVAADPVQLARVAYHLGNRHVPLQVGAGWLRYQHDHVLDDMVRGLGADVRAETAPFEPEGGAHAHGGDTAHTHAHEGPHPHDHGSSHHG; encoded by the coding sequence ATGATCGAAGGCCTCGCGAGCGTTCCGCCCCCGGACGCCGCGCCCCGGACCTCGTTGACCCTGCCCTACGACGCCCGCAAACGAAGCCGCCAGCGGGTGCGGCTCGACGACGGCAAGGAGGCCGCCTTGCTTCTGCCGCGAGGCACCTTGCTGAGGGGCGGCGATCGGTTGCAGCTGTCGAACCACGACGTGGTGGTGGTGAAGGCAGCGCCCGAATCCGTGTCCACGGTGGTGGCCGCCGATCCCGTGCAGCTCGCCCGCGTGGCCTACCACCTCGGCAATCGCCACGTTCCCCTGCAGGTGGGTGCGGGGTGGCTGCGCTACCAGCACGATCATGTGCTCGACGACATGGTACGGGGGCTCGGCGCCGACGTGCGTGCGGAGACGGCGCCCTTCGAACCCGAAGGCGGCGCCCACGCCCATGGCGGCGACACCGCCCACACACATGCCCACGAAGGACCTCACCCTCACGACCATGGGTCTTCACACCACGGTTGA
- the ureG gene encoding urease accessory protein UreG, with protein sequence MNRSALRVGVAGPVGSGKTALMDALCKRLRTCYQIAAVTNDIYTKEDAQFLLRSGALAPERIVGVETGGCPHTAIREDASANLAAIDDLIKRFPDLELVLVESGGDNLAATFSPELADLCIYVIDVAAGDKIPRKGGPGITKSDLLVINKTDLAPAVGASLEVMDRDAKKMRGERPFLFTNLKAGDGVEAIASFIVREGLLPDRLATLTS encoded by the coding sequence ATGAACCGATCAGCCCTACGCGTGGGCGTGGCAGGACCCGTTGGGTCCGGAAAAACCGCCCTGATGGACGCCCTCTGCAAGCGCCTGCGCACGTGCTACCAGATCGCCGCGGTCACGAACGACATCTACACGAAGGAAGATGCTCAGTTCCTGCTCCGCAGCGGCGCCCTGGCCCCCGAGCGCATCGTGGGCGTGGAGACGGGTGGCTGCCCTCACACCGCCATTCGCGAAGATGCCTCGGCCAATCTGGCGGCGATCGACGATCTCATCAAGCGTTTTCCCGACCTCGAGCTGGTGCTGGTGGAAAGTGGCGGCGACAACCTTGCAGCCACCTTCAGCCCCGAGCTGGCAGATCTCTGTATCTACGTCATCGACGTGGCGGCGGGTGACAAGATCCCGCGCAAGGGCGGCCCCGGCATCACGAAGAGCGATCTGCTCGTCATCAACAAAACCGACCTGGCGCCTGCCGTGGGAGCCTCGCTCGAGGTCATGGACCGCGATGCCAAGAAGATGCGCGGCGAGCGACCTTTTCTGTTCACAAACTTGAAAGCTGGCGACGGCGTCGAGGCCATCGCCAGCTTCATCGTCCGCGAGGGGCTGTTGCCCGACCGGCTCGCAACCCTTACATCATGA
- the ureA gene encoding urease subunit gamma has translation MDLTPREKDKLLIFTAALLAERRKARGCKLNYPEAVAYITAAILEGARDGKTVAELMVLGTQLLAAEDVMEGVAHLIPEVQVEATFPDGTKLVTVHNPIPDRGDLVPGDVSPSALEPVLELNQGRPTLELRVSNVGDRPVQVGSHYHFAETNPALVFDRAAARGMRLDIAAGTAVRFEPGQSREVVLVPYGGTREVWGFRGEVMGPLDSTQGGAP, from the coding sequence TTGGATCTGACACCCCGGGAGAAAGACAAACTCCTCATCTTCACCGCCGCCCTGCTCGCCGAGCGGCGCAAGGCCCGCGGCTGCAAGCTCAACTACCCCGAGGCCGTCGCCTACATCACGGCCGCCATCCTCGAGGGCGCCCGCGATGGAAAGACCGTGGCCGAGTTGATGGTCCTGGGAACACAGCTGCTCGCTGCCGAGGATGTCATGGAGGGCGTGGCCCACCTCATCCCGGAGGTCCAGGTGGAGGCCACCTTCCCCGATGGCACAAAGCTGGTCACCGTGCACAACCCCATCCCCGATCGCGGTGATTTGGTGCCCGGTGATGTCAGCCCGTCGGCACTCGAGCCGGTGCTCGAACTGAACCAGGGACGCCCGACCCTCGAGCTGCGCGTCTCGAATGTGGGGGATCGGCCCGTGCAGGTGGGCTCGCACTACCACTTCGCCGAGACCAACCCCGCCCTGGTCTTCGACCGCGCCGCCGCACGCGGCATGCGGCTCGACATCGCCGCCGGCACCGCGGTGCGTTTCGAGCCGGGGCAAAGCCGCGAGGTGGTGTTGGTTCCCTACGGCGGTACACGCGAGGTCTGGGGGTTCCGGGGCGAGGTCATGGGGCCCCTCGACAGCACCCAGGGAGGCGCACCATGA